A genomic stretch from Halichoerus grypus chromosome 7, mHalGry1.hap1.1, whole genome shotgun sequence includes:
- the CH25H gene encoding cholesterol 25-hydroxylase, translating into MSCGNTSERHILGSSDQLVLQPLWDQLRAWDALTQSPLFAVLFSISTYVGFCLPFVVLDVLSRWVPALRRYKIHPDFSPTARQMLPCLGQTLYQHAVFVLPLTLLSWARGPAPWPREAPELLQLARHVLGCLLLFDAEFFAWHVLHHKVPWLYRTFHKMHHRNSASFALATQYMSAWELFSLGFFDAVNVTLLQCHPLTVLVFHVLNIWLSVEDHSGYDFPWSTHRLVPFGWYGGVTHHDLHHSQFHCNFAPYFTHWDRILGTLRSK; encoded by the coding sequence ATGAGCTGCGGCAACACGTCCGAGCGCCACATCCTCGGCAGCTCGGACCAGCTGGTCCTGCAGCCGCTCTGGGACCAGCTGCGCGCCTGGGACGCGCTCACGCAGTCGCCCCTGTTCGCGGTCCTCTTTTCCATCAGCACGTACGTGGGCTTCTGCCTGCCCTTCGTGGTGCTGGACGTGCTGAGCCGCTGGGTGCCCGCGCTGCGGCGCTACAAGATCCACCCGGACTTCTCGCCGACGGCGCGGCAGATGCTGCCCTGCTTGGGGCAGACCCTCTACCAGCACGCCGTGTTCGTGCTCCCCTTGACGCTGCTGTCCTGGGCCCGCGGCCCGGCCCCCTGGCCCCGCGAAGCCCCCGAGCTGCTGCAGCTGGCGCGCCACGTCCTGGGCTGCCTGCTCCTCTTCGACGCGGAGTTCTTCGCGTGGCACGTGCTCCATCACAAGGTGCCGTGGCTTTACCGCACCTTCCACAAGATGCACCACCGCAACTCGGCCTCGTTCGCGCTGGCCACGCAGTACATGAGCGCCTGGGAGCTGTTCTCCCTGGGCTTCTTCGACGCGGTGAACGTCACGCTGCTGCAGTGCCATCCGCTCACCGTCCTGGTGTTCCACGTGCTCAACATCTGGCTGTCGGTGGAGGACCACTCCGGCTACGACTTCCCCTGGTCCACGCACAGACTGGTACCCTTCGGGTGGTACGGCGGCGTCACGCACCACGACCTGCACCACTCGCAGTTCCACTGCAACTTTGCCCCTTACTTCACGCACTGGGACAGAATCCTGGGCACTCTTCGCTCCAAGTGA